From Streptomyces sp. Edi4, one genomic window encodes:
- a CDS encoding threonine/serine dehydratase — protein sequence MITVADVEAAAERIAGHVIKTPTVASPGLSALLGARVTAKLELLQRTGSFKVRGATAKLLGLGARERAAGVVAVSGGNHGIAVAVMAGALGIEATVVMPRSAPSRAVGIAESAGAHVVLADSMDGAFALLEEFTAKGLTLVHPFDDPVVIAAQGTVGLELAEDADELTDVLVSIGGGGLISGVAAALRARRPGVRIWGVETDGARAMSQALAAGGPVPVELSSVVSTLSAPTASQLTYEHVSALVTDVLTVSDAEAVRGTLDLAEHAKVWAEPAAGCLLPAARRVLERVGEDARLGLVVCGGNVTPADVGAWAEKFNLR from the coding sequence CTGATCACTGTGGCGGACGTGGAAGCCGCGGCGGAGCGGATCGCCGGGCATGTCATCAAGACCCCGACCGTGGCCAGTCCCGGCCTTTCCGCACTCCTCGGCGCGCGGGTCACCGCGAAGCTGGAACTGCTCCAGCGCACCGGTTCGTTCAAGGTGCGGGGGGCGACGGCGAAACTGCTCGGGCTCGGCGCGCGCGAACGGGCCGCGGGGGTCGTGGCGGTGAGCGGCGGCAACCACGGCATCGCGGTGGCGGTCATGGCCGGCGCCCTGGGCATCGAGGCGACCGTCGTCATGCCGAGGTCCGCTCCGAGCCGTGCCGTGGGCATCGCGGAGAGCGCCGGGGCCCATGTCGTCCTCGCCGACTCCATGGACGGCGCGTTCGCGCTCCTCGAGGAGTTCACGGCCAAGGGGCTCACCCTGGTCCACCCCTTCGACGACCCCGTCGTCATCGCCGCCCAGGGCACGGTCGGTCTTGAGCTGGCCGAGGACGCCGATGAACTCACGGACGTCCTGGTCAGCATCGGCGGGGGAGGGCTGATCTCCGGCGTCGCCGCCGCACTGCGCGCGCGCCGCCCCGGCGTACGGATCTGGGGGGTGGAGACCGACGGCGCGCGGGCCATGTCGCAGGCCCTGGCCGCCGGCGGTCCCGTGCCGGTCGAACTGTCCTCGGTGGTCTCGACGCTGAGCGCCCCCACCGCCTCGCAGCTCACGTACGAGCACGTCTCGGCGCTGGTCACCGATGTCCTGACGGTGAGCGACGCCGAGGCCGTGCGGGGCACCCTCGACCTCGCCGAGCACGCGAAGGTGTGGGCCGAGCCCGCCGCCGGGTGCCTGCTCCCCGCCGCCCGCCGGGTGCTGGAGCGGGTCGGCGAGGACGCGCGGCTCGGCCTGGTGGTCTGCGGCGGCAACGTGACGCCCGCCGACGTCGGCGCCTGGGCCGAGAAGTTCAACTTGCGCTGA
- a CDS encoding biotin transporter BioY, translating into MSTASATAPRTGTVLADLLPSPRLSASLAQAGVRARDIALVVGGAALTGIAAQIAVPVPGSPVPVTGQTFAALLVGAGLGAGRGFLSLALYALVGMAGLPWFANGTSGAGGASFGYVLGMLLASTVVGALARRGADRSVPRTAGMMVLGSGIIYAVGVPYLAASTGMSLSAAVAAGLTPFLIGDALKAALAMGLLPAAWKLVGRRG; encoded by the coding sequence ATGAGCACTGCGTCCGCCACCGCCCCCCGTACCGGAACGGTCCTCGCCGACCTGCTGCCCTCGCCCAGGCTCTCGGCCTCCCTGGCACAGGCGGGCGTCCGCGCCCGGGACATCGCGCTCGTCGTCGGCGGCGCGGCCCTCACCGGGATCGCCGCCCAGATCGCCGTGCCCGTGCCCGGCTCGCCCGTGCCGGTCACCGGCCAGACCTTCGCGGCGCTGCTCGTCGGCGCGGGCCTCGGTGCCGGCCGTGGCTTCCTCTCGCTGGCCCTGTACGCCCTGGTCGGCATGGCGGGCCTGCCCTGGTTCGCCAACGGCACCTCCGGCGCGGGCGGAGCCTCCTTCGGCTACGTCCTCGGCATGCTGCTCGCCTCCACCGTCGTCGGGGCGCTGGCCCGCCGGGGCGCGGACCGCTCGGTCCCGCGCACCGCGGGCATGATGGTGCTCGGCTCGGGGATCATCTACGCGGTGGGCGTGCCCTACCTGGCCGCCTCGACCGGCATGTCCCTGAGCGCGGCCGTCGCGGCGGGCCTGACCCCCTTCCTCATCGGCGACGCCCTGAAGGCCGCCCTGGCGATGGGCCTGCTGCCGGCCGCGTGGAAGCTGGTCGGCCGCCGGGGCTGA
- a CDS encoding amino acid permease, which translates to MHEPLPAEPLSHGLKQRHLTMLGLGGVIGAGLFVGSGAGIAVAGPGIVVSYLIAGAIAMLVMRMLGEMSAAMPASGSFSVHAERALGRWAGFSVGWLYWFLLVVVLAVEATGAAKIANGWAPGVPQWAWVLIFMVVFTAANLASVKNFGEFEFWFAALKIFAILAFLVLGLLAIFGVLPDTSAVGLSNLTGRGGFLPAGVSGVVSGVLAVIFAFGGLEVVTIAAAESDDPVRAVGRAVRSAVWRILFFYVGSMLVIVTLLPWTSMKPGQSPYVAVLDAIGIPSAGQIMNIVVFVALLSALNANLYGSSRMIFSLAERGEAPRGLLKVSGGGVPRRAVLASVAFGFVSVLLNLKWPDSVFLYMLNAVGAVLLFVWALIALSQLRLRRRIEREAPETLSLRMWAFPWLTRAALAAMGAVLVLMLFDASARPQVLWSAGATAVVLVVAGVRELRTRHV; encoded by the coding sequence ATGCACGAGCCCTTGCCCGCCGAACCCCTCTCGCACGGGCTGAAGCAGCGCCATCTGACCATGCTCGGCCTCGGCGGGGTGATCGGCGCCGGGCTCTTCGTCGGGTCGGGCGCGGGGATCGCGGTGGCGGGCCCCGGCATCGTCGTGTCGTATCTGATCGCGGGCGCGATCGCGATGCTGGTGATGAGGATGCTGGGCGAGATGTCGGCGGCGATGCCCGCGTCGGGGTCGTTCTCGGTGCACGCCGAGCGGGCGCTCGGGCGCTGGGCCGGGTTCAGCGTGGGCTGGCTGTACTGGTTCCTGCTGGTGGTCGTGCTCGCCGTGGAGGCGACCGGCGCGGCGAAGATCGCGAACGGGTGGGCGCCCGGGGTGCCGCAGTGGGCCTGGGTGCTGATCTTCATGGTGGTGTTCACTGCCGCCAACCTGGCCTCGGTGAAGAACTTCGGGGAGTTCGAGTTCTGGTTCGCCGCGCTGAAGATCTTCGCGATCCTCGCGTTCCTCGTGCTCGGCCTGCTCGCGATCTTCGGGGTGCTGCCCGACACGTCGGCGGTGGGCCTGTCCAACCTGACCGGGCGGGGCGGCTTTCTGCCCGCCGGGGTGAGCGGCGTGGTCTCCGGGGTGCTCGCGGTGATCTTCGCGTTCGGCGGTCTCGAGGTCGTCACGATCGCCGCCGCCGAGTCCGACGACCCGGTGCGGGCGGTGGGGCGCGCGGTGCGCAGCGCGGTGTGGCGCATCCTCTTCTTCTATGTGGGCTCGATGCTGGTCATCGTGACGCTGCTGCCGTGGACGTCGATGAAGCCGGGCCAGAGCCCCTATGTCGCCGTCCTGGACGCGATCGGCATTCCCTCGGCCGGGCAGATCATGAACATCGTGGTGTTCGTTGCGCTGCTCTCGGCGCTCAACGCCAATCTGTACGGCTCATCGCGCATGATCTTCTCGCTGGCCGAGCGGGGCGAGGCTCCCCGGGGCCTGCTGAAGGTGTCCGGCGGCGGGGTGCCGCGCCGGGCGGTGCTCGCCTCGGTGGCCTTCGGGTTCGTCTCGGTCCTGCTGAACCTGAAGTGGCCCGACTCGGTGTTCCTCTACATGCTCAACGCGGTCGGCGCGGTGCTCCTGTTCGTGTGGGCGCTGATCGCGCTGTCGCAGTTGCGGCTGCGCCGCCGCATCGAGCGCGAGGCGCCCGAGACCCTGTCGCTGAGGATGTGGGCCTTCCCCTGGCTCACCCGGGCGGCGCTCGCCGCCATGGGCGCGGTGCTGGTCCTGATGCTGTTCGACGCCTCGGCCCGGCCGCAGGTGCTGTGGTCGGCGGGGGCGACCGCGGTGGTGCTCGTGGTGGCAGGGGTACGGGAGTTGCGCACGCGCCACGTGTGA
- a CDS encoding amino acid permease, which yields MSRTTAPVQDDSQSATGSPLTHGLKQRHLSMIALGGVIGAGLFIGSGTAIAAAGPSIILAYAISGALVMLVMRMLGEMSAANPASGSFSVHAERAMGPWAGFTAGWAFWFLLCVAVGLEGIGAAGIVHGWLPGVPEWALVAVFMLLFCGTNLAAVKNFGEFEFWFAALKIGAIVLFLAIGVLAIIGVLPDTHAPGLTNLTGHGGFMPNGSEGLIVGLLASVFAYGGLETVTIAAAESEHPVQGVAKAVRTAMWRIAIFYVGSMAVVVTLLPWTGKDIVTKGPYVATLNHLGIPAAGQIMNIVVLVALLSAMNANIYGASRMAGSLVARGQGPKVLGKISGGVPRVAVLTSSAFGFLCVLLSYWRPDDIFQWLLNTIGAIILVVWFFIAASQLLLRRRTESETPEKLVVKMWLYPWLTYLALLGMAVVFVLMAREDGTRVQLYYTGGLTVVLAVIGYIRQRTSTAAPLDA from the coding sequence ATGTCTCGGACAACCGCGCCCGTGCAGGACGACAGCCAGTCAGCGACCGGCTCACCGCTCACCCACGGCCTCAAGCAGCGGCATCTGTCGATGATCGCTCTCGGCGGCGTCATCGGCGCCGGGCTCTTCATCGGATCCGGCACCGCGATCGCCGCGGCCGGTCCCTCGATCATTCTCGCCTACGCGATATCCGGCGCGCTGGTCATGCTCGTCATGCGCATGCTGGGGGAGATGTCGGCGGCCAATCCCGCCTCCGGATCCTTCTCGGTCCACGCCGAACGGGCGATGGGGCCGTGGGCCGGGTTCACCGCGGGCTGGGCCTTCTGGTTCCTGTTGTGTGTGGCCGTCGGACTCGAGGGCATCGGCGCGGCGGGCATCGTGCACGGCTGGCTGCCGGGCGTTCCGGAGTGGGCGCTGGTCGCCGTGTTCATGCTGCTGTTCTGCGGCACCAACCTGGCGGCCGTGAAGAACTTCGGTGAGTTCGAGTTCTGGTTCGCCGCGCTGAAGATCGGCGCGATCGTCCTCTTCCTCGCCATCGGCGTCCTCGCCATCATCGGCGTACTGCCCGACACCCACGCCCCGGGCCTGACCAACCTCACCGGCCACGGCGGCTTCATGCCCAACGGCAGCGAAGGCCTCATCGTCGGACTGCTGGCCTCCGTCTTCGCCTACGGCGGCCTGGAGACGGTCACCATCGCGGCGGCCGAGTCCGAACACCCCGTCCAGGGCGTCGCCAAGGCGGTGCGCACCGCGATGTGGCGGATCGCCATCTTCTACGTGGGCTCGATGGCGGTCGTGGTGACGCTCCTTCCGTGGACCGGCAAGGACATCGTCACCAAGGGACCGTACGTGGCGACCCTCAACCACCTCGGCATCCCGGCCGCCGGCCAGATCATGAACATCGTGGTGCTGGTCGCCCTGCTCTCGGCGATGAACGCCAACATCTACGGCGCCTCCCGCATGGCCGGTTCGCTCGTCGCGCGCGGCCAGGGGCCCAAGGTGCTCGGGAAGATCTCGGGCGGGGTGCCGCGGGTGGCGGTGCTCACCTCGTCCGCCTTCGGTTTCCTGTGCGTCCTGCTCAGCTACTGGCGTCCCGACGACATCTTCCAGTGGCTCCTGAACACCATCGGCGCGATCATCCTCGTCGTCTGGTTCTTCATCGCCGCCTCCCAGTTGCTGCTGCGGCGCCGCACCGAGAGCGAGACTCCGGAGAAGCTGGTCGTGAAGATGTGGCTCTACCCCTGGCTCACCTATCTCGCCCTGCTCGGCATGGCGGTGGTCTTCGTCCTGATGGCCCGTGAGGACGGCACGCGCGTACAGCTCTACTACACCGGCGGCCTCACGGTGGTCCTCGCGGTCATCGGCTACATCCGCCAGCGCACGTCGACCGCCGCCCCTCTCGACGCCTGA